The following proteins are encoded in a genomic region of Bubalus kerabau isolate K-KA32 ecotype Philippines breed swamp buffalo chromosome 13, PCC_UOA_SB_1v2, whole genome shotgun sequence:
- the DEFB124 gene encoding beta-defensin 124, with amino-acid sequence MTQLLLLLVALLVLGHVPTGRSEFKRCWNGQGACRAYCTKYETYMHLCSDATLCCLPYGLKPVKTEKV; translated from the exons ATGACACAGCTGCTTCTGCTTCTTGTGGCTCTCCTGGTCCTGGGTCATGTGCCGACAG GGAGAAGTGAATTCAAACGGTGCTGGAACGGCCAAGGGGCCTGCCGGGCTTACTGCACGAAGTATGAAACCTACATGCATCTGTGCTCGGATGCCACCTTGTGCTGTCTGCCTTATGGACTCAAGCCTGTCAAGACTGAAAAGGTCTAG
- the REM1 gene encoding GTP-binding protein REM 1 gives MTLNTQQEAKTPVRRRASTPLPLSARGHQPGLLGTAPSTQSQHPRLGQSVSLNAPTRQPSPAPNGWSSESSDSESSWEALYRVVLLGDPGVGKTSLASLFAGKQERDLHEQLGEDVYERTLTVDGEDTTLLVMDTWEAEKLEESWSQESCLQVGSAYVIVYSIADRGSFESASELRIQLRRTHQADHVPIILVGNKADLARCREVSVEEGRACAVVFDCKFIETSATLQHNVAELFEGVVRQLRLRRRDCAVGEPPAPRRRASLGQRARRFLARLTARSARRRALKARSKSCHNLAVL, from the exons ATGACCCTAAATACTCAGCAAGAAGCAAAGACCCCCGTGCGTCGCCGAGCCAGCACTCCACTGCCCCTGTCCGCCCGGGGCCACCAGCCTGGCCTTCTGGGCACAGCACCTTCTACACAGTCCCAGCATCCCCGACTGGGCCAGTCAGTCTCCCTCAACGCCCCTACCCGGCAACCTTCACCTGCCCCCAACGGCTGGTCCTCTGAATCCAGCGACTCTGAAAGCTCTTGGGAGGCCCTGTATCGCGTGGTCCTGCTCGGAGATCCTGGTGTCGGGAAGACCAGTCTGGCCAGTCTCTTTGCAGGGAAGCAAGAGAGGGACCTCCACGAACAGCTGGGAG AAGATGTGTACGAGAGGACACTCACAGTGGATGGAGAGGACACCACGCTGCTGGTCATGGACACCTGGGAGGCTGAGAAGCTG GAGGAAAGCTGGAGCCAGGAGTCGTGCCTGCAGGTGGGCAGTGCCTACGTCATCGTGTACTCCATCGCAGACAGGGGCAGCTTCGAGAGTGCCTCTGAGCTCCGCATCCAGCTGCGGCGCACACACCAGGCGGACCACGTGCCCATCATCCTGGTGGGCAACAAGGCAGATCTGGCGCGCTGCCGAGAAGTCTCCGTGGAAG AGGGCCGCGCCTGCGCTGTGGTATTCGACTGCAAGTTCATCGAGACGTCAGCCACGCTGCAGCACAACGTAGCGGAGCTCTTCGAAGGCGTGGTGCGCCAACTGCGCTTGCGCCGCCGGGACTGCGCAGTCGGGGAGCCGCCCGCGCCCAGACGAAGGGCGAGCCTAGGGCAGCGTGCTCGACGCTTCCTGGCTCGCTTGACAGCCCGTAGCGCACGCCGCCGGGCTCTCAAGGCCCGCTCCAAGTCCTGCCACAACCTGGCCGTGCTCTGA